The Gemmata palustris genome includes a region encoding these proteins:
- a CDS encoding helix-turn-helix domain-containing protein: protein MASAEGQRPSRIAAHVGCAVGTIHNTIHTFEKEGADGSAEKTRGPKNARPVLGETKADPLKAILHQSPRGHFSGCGISRAPPGSFPGPK, encoded by the coding sequence TTGGCCAGCGCCGAGGGCCAACGACCGTCCCGGATCGCCGCGCACGTCGGATGCGCCGTGGGCACCATCCACAACACGATCCACACCTTCGAGAAGGAGGGCGCCGACGGCTCGGCCGAGAAGACCCGCGGACCCAAGAACGCCCGGCCCGTACTTGGTGAGACGAAAGCGGACCCGCTCAAGGCCATCCTCCACCAGTCCCCGCGAGGGCATTTTTCTGGGTGTGGTATTTCTCGAGCGCCGCCGGGATCGTTCCCGGGGCCGAAGTAA
- the eboE gene encoding metabolite traffic protein EboE, with protein MSPGAMRNTAMALDCLPLGYCTNVHPAQTFAELLGGLDRYTVPVMRRVGRPMAAGLWLARPVADEVLVAPDGPARLAAELSARGLTVHTLNAFPYGDFHAARVKENVYLPDWASAERLVYTERCAAVLAGLLPEGGAGSISTLPIGFKGFDRAPGFLQAAEHLTDCALTLARIAGGTGRTIRLAIEPEPFCLLETTEETIEFFHVLWGVASARGAEDVVREHIGVCYDVCHQAVEFEDPAACVATLDRAGVRVNKVQVSCAIELSDPADNSEGRAALRRFIEPRYLHQVFARLRDGRTVGAVDLTAEFLDAPGPEFRAAETWRVHFHVPVDAERIGALGTTRSALRPALAAIADLNYAPHVEVETYTWAVLPGEGAHDLVTGLANEINATQRLIDEIPVRSTGSGRATPGVAAPS; from the coding sequence GTGTCGCCCGGCGCTATGAGGAACACCGCGATGGCGCTCGATTGCCTCCCCCTCGGGTATTGCACCAACGTGCACCCCGCTCAGACCTTCGCCGAACTCCTCGGCGGCCTCGACCGCTACACCGTGCCCGTGATGCGCCGCGTCGGGCGCCCGATGGCGGCGGGGCTGTGGCTCGCGCGCCCGGTGGCGGACGAGGTTCTGGTCGCGCCGGACGGCCCCGCGCGGCTGGCCGCCGAACTGAGCGCCCGGGGGCTGACGGTCCACACACTGAACGCCTTCCCGTATGGCGACTTCCACGCCGCGCGGGTGAAGGAGAACGTGTACCTGCCGGACTGGGCGTCGGCGGAGCGACTGGTGTACACGGAGCGGTGCGCCGCGGTGCTCGCCGGGCTCCTCCCCGAGGGCGGGGCGGGTTCGATCTCCACGCTACCGATCGGCTTCAAGGGGTTCGACCGCGCGCCCGGCTTCCTACAAGCCGCCGAACACTTGACCGACTGCGCGCTGACCCTCGCCCGGATCGCCGGGGGCACCGGGCGCACCATCCGCCTGGCGATCGAACCCGAGCCGTTCTGCCTGCTGGAGACGACGGAAGAGACGATCGAGTTCTTTCACGTGCTCTGGGGCGTGGCTTCGGCCCGAGGCGCGGAGGACGTCGTGCGGGAGCACATCGGGGTGTGCTACGACGTGTGCCACCAGGCGGTGGAGTTTGAAGACCCGGCGGCGTGCGTCGCCACCCTGGACCGGGCCGGGGTGCGGGTGAACAAGGTGCAGGTGAGCTGCGCCATCGAACTGAGCGACCCGGCCGATAACAGTGAGGGCCGGGCCGCACTGCGCCGGTTCATCGAACCGCGGTACCTGCACCAGGTGTTCGCCCGGTTGCGCGACGGGCGGACGGTCGGGGCGGTGGACCTGACCGCCGAGTTCCTGGACGCCCCAGGGCCGGAGTTCCGGGCCGCCGAAACCTGGCGGGTTCACTTCCACGTCCCGGTGGACGCGGAGCGCATCGGGGCGCTCGGTACCACCCGGTCGGCGCTGCGGCCCGCTCTGGCGGCGATCGCGGACCTGAACTACGCTCCGCACGTGGAGGTGGAGACGTACACGTGGGCGGTGCTGCCCGGAGAAGGGGCTCACGACTTGGTTACGGGCCTGGCGAACGAAATCAACGCGACGCAGCGGCTCATCGACGAGATTCCCGTTCGATCTACCGGATCGGGCCGGGCCACCCCGGGTGTCGCGGCGCCCTCTTGA
- a CDS encoding endonuclease/exonuclease/phosphatase family protein: MRALVVSLLLGSVGLVPGADKAEPKSLRVLSYNIHHGEGTDDKLDLPRVAEVIKGTRPDLVALQEVDRNTTRIRKVDQAAELGKLTGMNVAFGKAIDLQGGEYGLAILSRFPIKSTKTDPLPGKEKQEARIVMRAAIEPGRGLPALTFLNTHLQHDDGETREKQVAKIDELFGTADGPFVLAGDLNARPDSAPIKVLAKNWTFATEPGAKGLLTIPSDVPKHQIDYVLFRGTFKALEAKVIEEKVASDHRPVLTVLEWTGK, encoded by the coding sequence ATGCGCGCGCTGGTCGTGTCACTCTTGCTGGGCTCGGTGGGGCTCGTCCCTGGCGCTGACAAAGCCGAGCCCAAATCGCTCCGCGTGTTGAGTTACAACATCCACCACGGCGAAGGGACCGACGACAAACTCGATTTGCCACGTGTCGCGGAGGTCATCAAGGGCACCAGGCCCGATCTCGTCGCCCTCCAAGAAGTGGATCGGAACACGACGCGGATCCGGAAGGTCGATCAGGCGGCGGAGCTCGGGAAGTTGACCGGGATGAACGTCGCGTTCGGTAAGGCGATCGACCTCCAGGGCGGCGAGTACGGCCTCGCGATCCTGTCGCGGTTCCCGATCAAGAGCACGAAGACCGACCCACTGCCCGGTAAAGAGAAACAGGAGGCGCGGATTGTTATGCGCGCCGCGATCGAACCGGGGCGCGGGCTCCCCGCACTCACGTTCCTGAACACGCACCTCCAACACGACGACGGGGAAACGCGCGAGAAACAGGTCGCCAAAATCGACGAACTGTTCGGGACGGCGGACGGTCCATTTGTGTTGGCCGGTGATCTGAACGCGCGGCCCGACAGCGCACCGATCAAGGTTCTCGCGAAGAACTGGACGTTCGCGACCGAACCGGGTGCGAAGGGGCTGCTCACGATCCCCTCGGACGTGCCCAAGCACCAGATCGATTACGTCCTGTTCCGGGGCACGTTCAAGGCGCTCGAGGCGAAGGTGATCGAGGAAAAAGTCGCGTCCGATCACCGGCCCGTGCTCACCGTGCTCGAGTGGACCGGCAAGTGA
- a CDS encoding MFS transporter: MVVVTEEKQAAPVAVTTFAVLAALSVSHLLNDTIQSLIAAVYPVLKESYALTYTQIGLITLAFQLTASLLQPLVGLYTDRRPLPFSLTVGMSVTLGGLLLLSVADTFPAILLSAALVGVGSAVFHPEASRVARLASGGRHGFAQSLFQVGGNAGSALGPLLAAFVVVPWGQGSLAWFAVAAVAAMVILFRVGRWYRAHLADRRAKKAPAALPPVSTKQAAFAIGVLLCLIFSKYFYMASLSSYYTLYLIDSFGVGVADAQLRLFVFLGAVAAGTFLGGPVGDRIGFKAVIWGSILGVLPFTLALPYANLFWTTVLTVPIGLILASAFSAIMVYAQELLPSRVGMVAGLFFGFAFGMGGVGAAVLGWLADQTSIGYVYKVCSFLPLIGLLTALLPNLHSRAR, from the coding sequence GTGGTGGTCGTGACGGAAGAGAAACAAGCGGCACCCGTGGCGGTGACAACGTTCGCGGTGCTGGCGGCGCTCAGCGTGTCGCACCTGTTGAACGATACGATCCAGTCGCTGATCGCGGCCGTGTACCCGGTGCTGAAGGAGTCCTACGCCCTCACTTACACGCAAATCGGGCTCATTACTCTCGCGTTCCAGCTCACCGCCTCCCTGCTCCAGCCGCTCGTCGGCCTGTACACCGACCGCCGACCGCTCCCGTTCTCGCTGACGGTCGGGATGAGCGTCACCCTCGGCGGGTTGCTGCTCCTGTCCGTCGCGGACACCTTCCCCGCGATCCTCCTGTCGGCGGCCCTGGTCGGGGTCGGGTCCGCGGTGTTCCACCCGGAGGCGTCGCGGGTCGCGCGGCTGGCGTCCGGTGGGCGGCACGGGTTCGCCCAGTCGCTGTTCCAGGTGGGCGGGAACGCGGGTTCCGCCCTCGGGCCGCTGCTGGCCGCGTTCGTGGTCGTGCCGTGGGGCCAGGGCAGCCTCGCCTGGTTCGCGGTAGCCGCGGTAGCCGCAATGGTCATCCTGTTCCGGGTCGGGCGCTGGTACCGCGCGCACCTGGCGGACCGGCGGGCGAAGAAGGCACCCGCTGCCCTCCCGCCCGTCTCGACAAAGCAGGCGGCGTTCGCAATCGGGGTGCTGCTGTGTCTGATCTTTTCCAAGTATTTTTATATGGCGAGCCTGAGCAGTTACTACACGCTCTACCTGATTGACTCGTTCGGGGTGGGCGTGGCGGACGCACAACTCCGGCTGTTCGTGTTCCTCGGGGCGGTGGCCGCCGGGACGTTCCTCGGCGGCCCGGTCGGGGACCGGATCGGGTTCAAGGCGGTGATCTGGGGGTCGATCCTCGGCGTGCTGCCGTTCACGCTGGCGCTGCCCTACGCGAACCTGTTCTGGACGACGGTGCTGACGGTTCCGATCGGGCTGATCCTGGCGTCGGCGTTCTCGGCCATCATGGTGTACGCGCAGGAGCTGCTGCCCAGCCGGGTGGGAATGGTGGCCGGGCTGTTCTTCGGGTTCGCGTTCGGCATGGGCGGGGTCGGCGCCGCGGTTCTCGGGTGGCTCGCGGACCAGACGAGCATCGGGTACGTGTACAAGGTGTGCTCGTTCCTGCCACTCATCGGCCTGCTCACGGCCCTGCTGCCGAACCTCCACTCGCGTGCCCGTTGA